The sequence TTAAGCCATTATGGGGTGGTGAGCGAGAGTATGACCTCTCCTTCTCGTATCGTCTATCCTGAGGTGAGACAGACCTGCCATAACACAGTTGGAGAGTAGAGTGGTTTAATCCATCAGCGAACTGTAATAACATCTGACAGTATGAACTTCAGTCAGGCACGAGAGCTAGTTACCTAGATTGATGTCTTTTAGGGGGAGGCGAATTATAGCCGCGGCTACGTGATCGTGATCTACGACCACCACGACGAGGGGGAGGAGAACGAGAGTACCGAGGAGGAGAACGCCTTCTGTCATGAAACCTGTTGCTCCTGCAAACATGAAAATAATACAAGTTAAGATCAAGTCATCCCCAGGGGTTGTACAGACAAACTAATCCTAATCCGGTGTCCCTTGTTCAAAGGAGGAAGAATCTCAATTCACCTTCCACCTCGATCCCTTGTTCTCATTTCAGTTGGCTTCTTCCGGTTTTCTTCTGCAAATACGACAGTCAACTCacgaccaagaagaagaaaaccatCCATATTATGTTTTGCGTCAGCAGCATCAGCAGGTTCCACATACTGAATGAATCCAAACCCCCTTGGatctctgcaaaaaaaaaatccaaatacaCAAAACAATTGTCAGCCTAGGAACCAAAAACACAATGACCAAGGAAGATGTACAGCTTTGACGAGAAGCCTTTGAAAAAGTTGGCCTTACTATCTCCTGCAATAGAAGCCATCATGATAAACATGAAAAAAGCAAGCACTTGCCTGCAAACCTTGCAAGTTTCAGTATAAAGATGACTTCTCCAAGACTTGATACATCTTCAAAATGAATTCAAACCCAACTTCCTTCCGAACTTCACTACCATTTAGAACATCTTCCAAAGAACTCTAATTACTTCATTGGTCTCTTCAATTCTCTAGATTCACTGTTAAACCTCAACAACTTTAATAAACACACTCGAAGTGTGATCGAACATGAATCATATCACTGTATTCTTTCCCGAAAGTGACTAGAAGAGGATGAAGTTCTAGGTGTACTATACCTACTCACACTGGAAATCcaagagtatataaaaaaaaacgttttcagGCTCCAATTATGATTTCTATTTCAAGAAATCTATAAATTTTCTATCAATCTAACCAATTCAGGAGCAGTAGATTCACAAAAAAGTGGAAAACGAAGCaataaaaacaaggaaaaaagagaCACGATCTAATTAAAGCAATGTAAAATAATGCCCTGGTTGTTTAAACATTCAATGTCTTACTGAGCATGCTCACCCAGTATAGTAATCCCTTGGAAGGTAGATGTCCTTGACAACACCAAACTGTTCAAAAGGCCTCCTGAGGTCTTCTTGCCTGGAGAAAAGAGAGTCAAGAGAAAACGGAGTCAACCTATTGCAAAGTTCTGTGACATTCTTGTACTATGGAAACAGAAGTTCATGCATGAGCTATATCTAGAAATGTAACGCTTTACATgcttctaaatataattttgacacacacaaaaaaaaaaagcatccaCCGGACCCCAACATAACTATCAATCTATGAAGATAGCTATCTGAAAGCCTTTTAGGCAAACAAGCCTAAAGAAGCAAACCTAGAATCACAGAAACTTACAAAGCCACATATCCCCCATTGAAAAGATACGATCCAAATAGAGGGAATAAATAGAGATAATGTAGTAAAGAACAAACCTGCAATCATGACGTAGGTTGCGAACCAAAAGACTGGTAGGGAGATCCCTGTCACGACTCCCACCATATCGTCCACGAGGGCTAGGGCTGCGGCCCCTCCTTCCATAACCCCTTGGTGGTGACGGAGTGTAGCTTCTTCCCCTCATTGACTCTAAACTTCAAGTTCAATATCAATCAAGAAACCAACAGAAACtgagtttaaaaaaaacgtCTCAGATATGATAAGATGCTTAACATGTAAGAGAGAACAAGAACACTTCAaaagaacatacaaaaaaaaaacaaaaattgaattcaatCCAAGAACTAACTTTTAAGCTTATTAGAAGCCATATACGCTACCCAACAACGAAATTTCTACCAAGAATACAAATTTGAGATCAATTCGAAAGCTAgggactcaaaaaaaaaatcgataaaGATTTGAACTTTTAATGTTATCAGAAACGTAAATCTCCGATCTATTACGTTTCCTTCATCAACTAATCTCAACCACACCCGCGAACCCATGAATGTAAAGGTAATAGGAATCGCAACCGGGAATAAAGGTAAAGTTCTTCCCGCCGATAAAGTCGGGATAATgtaagaagaataagaagaagaacagataAGACCGAGAAGCTTACCTCAGCTAAGGACGGTGTTAAGAAGAACGGCGGAGAAACACCACAGAGGGAAACGAGAGACGGTGAgtaatagagagagaagagtgaaacctagttttctttcttttgtcttcttggTTGGAGATCTTATGGTGTAGAACGAGAGAGCCTTCGAggtcaattagggtttttctgcaattcttttatttttatttttcctttttttttatgttttgccaccaaatcctttcctttttttgtgaaaatagaCTAGATGGAcacaatttggaaaaaaaattgctcCATTGACACCCACTTCTAGGAGAAAACTAGATTGACACAATTTTGTGTCTAAATTATAAAAGCCCAATTAAATTGAATTAGGAAATAAAAACTAcgtgattaaataaaaaataaaaatattcaattaaAATCTCTCACCTAAAAAACCCTGAcaatccttttttttaaaaaaccgaTATCGGCTTTGTTTCTTCCACCGACGAAGAAGAGCTTTTACAGTCCAGCGAGATTCTGAGGTAGTCGGCGTTGGCTTGTTATTCCGACGGCAACAGTGTTGGGTTGTTTATTCCGACGGCGAATTAAGAACCCTAGTGGCTTCGGTGGTGGTTGATTTTCGGATTCGGCGTCGGTGTTCTTGAAGCCCTCGCCATTGTTACACCCTTTGAGGTATGAAAGCTTTcctttttgttgctttttggtttaatttatagGACAAAAACGACCCATCAAATCACATGTCTTCCCTTCCCCttaatttgttaaattagttTTGGTCAGAGTGATTTTGTACAACTGAAAATTGTAGATTTTCGGATTCGGTGGTTGTTGATATTCGGATTCGGTGGGTGGTTGTGTTTTTTCCTTTATAGAATCGATTACTCAGTTGATTGAAATTGTATtaaccttgattttgttttgggtcTTGTTATTCAATAGTTTTGGTTTCCACTTCAAGCTCGTTTTTTGAAGTCTGATTTGATTTTGGCGTGGAACCAATAGCTTTGGTCGGTGGTTCTTCATAAATCCGGTATGTTTTCAGTTCTCTCCCTCCTCCCCCTGTTTCATTCATCATAGTTATTTATTCAAAACTTAGAGCGCCCATAAGAGGCGCCAATTCTTTCGGTTAAATCCGCTTAGACCCACACTGATTTCTTTTCTATTGTTGGATTGAATACGGATGAGTCCATCAACCCGACTTATTTTACCTAGTagtactaaaattttgaattgtttggTTTTCTAGTAATCTTGAAGTCAACAGTTCGAATAGTTTGCTTTTCGTCAAatctattttcaaaaacataacaGAGACATGATAGGCTAGGTCCAGTGAACATGATAAGTGTTTATCTTCACTGTTTAATTTCTCTATTGTATTTTTGATGATTCAGATCTTCAGTTCCAAGCACAATTTAAAGGAAACCCAGTTTAGCATTCGTCCAGCTTCTTTTAGGTTCATTTAGCTTTTTATTTGGTAtgctgttcttttctgattgtTTTCATCggtaatatataataagagcTCACATTGTGGATGATGCATTGTACTTTTTTGGGTCCCCTTTCGTTACTTCCTCTTATGTTTTagcttctttcatattatataagtattgtgtgtgtgtgtgtctttttAAAACTGCCAACTTGTGAACGATTTAGTTTTATcctaactgtttttttttttgtatgtttaggaATGGCATCATCAAGCAATATCATCAAATATCCTCCTCTACTTTATGAAGAAGGGAAATCGCCTCTCCAACATAGGAGCATGAACCACAATTGTTTTGTGTCCAAAATTGGAATCTTGAGAGAAGGATTAGGGGTGGACGTGTGGGATAAACTCAAGGACTCATCTCTTGGAGTGTTTATAAAGTTTGCTGAATTGGAATACACCTGGGCTGCGCAGAGAGTTCACTTTCTACTCACACATCAGCTGAGAATCAACAACATTCATGAGGTTTGGTCTTTGATCGATAATAGGCCaattagattttctttaaatgagtTTGCAGAGATAACAAGGTTAAATTGTGATGCATTTGACCTTTTAGAGAACTTTGATGTTGATCACCATGATTTctggaaagaaatgaaaataccaACAACCCTTGATGGTCCTATGTGGAGTGAGTTGGTAAAGGTTATTGATTCTAGCAAAACATGGCATCTTGATAAGAGGATGATGGTTGGTAGGTTATGTTTGTTGTCAGTATGCGTACATGGAATTCATCATACATCTAGAATCCCGTTGGCAACCGCTAAGAGAGTTTTAGATCCAGTTGCTTTTGAAAAACATCCATGGGGTCGGGTTGCTTTTAGTAGTCTAGTGAATTC comes from Camelina sativa cultivar DH55 chromosome 19, Cs, whole genome shotgun sequence and encodes:
- the LOC104765141 gene encoding serine/arginine-rich SC35-like splicing factor SCL30A — protein: MRGRSYTPSPPRGYGRRGRSPSPRGRYGGSRDRDLPTSLLVRNLRHDCRQEDLRRPFEQFGVVKDIYLPRDYYTGDPRGFGFIQYVEPADAADAKHNMDGFLLLGRELTVVFAEENRKKPTEMRTRDRGGRSNRFHDRRRSPPRYSRSPPPRRGGRRSRSRSRGYNSPPPKRHQSRSVSPQDRRYEKERSYSRSPPHNGLRVRSGSPGRVKSHSRSPRRSVSPRRNRSYTPEQARSQSPVPRQSRSRSLVPRAARNGDRSPSQ